A genomic region of Hippoglossus hippoglossus isolate fHipHip1 chromosome 8, fHipHip1.pri, whole genome shotgun sequence contains the following coding sequences:
- the rrp7a gene encoding ribosomal RNA-processing protein 7 homolog A isoform X1 encodes MAASKRKHASGQPCIIPGGFAVLSLKFSSDSAAQHTVYVKEHKVRAEKNSHRPLDRTLFVLNIPPYCSEAVVTELFSQFGPVQSVELRDHPGSFQDSGPKLSKLFRPAEKKGFKVGYIVFQKSSSVNSAKSHPDDEPLVVCTEERSVKTGVQKWIHQYTESFIQPDKLQQKVDSFMEGYDKRKREIEEQQRKEAEQEQEDEEGWVKVTKGHKGAKARPHSEAANKRTLQKEIRKKKRKELMNFYSWQQRNTQKEHIAELRKKFEEDKQKIALLRAQRKFRPY; translated from the exons ATGGCGGCGTCCAAGAGGAAACATGCTAGTGGGCAGCCTTGTATCATTCCTGGAGGATTCGCAG tCTTGTCCCTGAAGTTCAGCTCCGACTCCGCTGCTCAACACACAGTTTATGTGAAAGAGCACAAAGTTCGAGCAGAGAAGAATTCACACAGACCTCTGGACCGGACGTTGTTTGTCCTCAACATCCCCCCGTACTGCTCCGAG GCCGTTGTCACCGAGTTATTCTCCCAGTTCGGCCCTGTTCAGTCGGTGGAGCTCAGGGACCATCCAGGCTCCTTCCAGGACTCCGGACCCAAACTGAGCAAGCTCTTCAGACCAGCCGAGAAGAAG GGTTTCAAAGTTGGATATATCGTGTTCCAAAAGTCCTCCAGTGTAAATTCAGCTAAATCCCACCCAGATGATGAGCCCCTGGTGGTCTGCACCGAGGAGCGTTCCGTGAAGACCGGAGTACAGA AATGGATTCACCAGTACACAGAGTCTTTCATTCAGCCGGACAAACTACAGCAAAAAGTCGACTCCTTCATGGAGGGCTACGACAAGCGGAAAAGAGAG atagaggagcagcagaggaaggaggctGAGCAGGAGCAAGAGGACGAAGAGGGCTGGGTGAAAGTCACCAAAGGTCACAAGGGCGCCAAGGCCCGTCCCCACAGCGAGGCGGCCAACAAGAGGACTCTGCAGAAAGAGataaggaagaagaagaggaaggagctCATGAACTTCTACTCCTGGCAGCAGAGGAACACACAAAAAGAAC atatTGCTGAACTAAGGAAAAAGTTCGAGGAGGATAAACAGAAAATCGCTCTGCTGAGAGCACAGAGGAAGTTCAGACCTTACTGA
- the wbp2nl gene encoding postacrosomal sheath WW domain-binding protein: MALNRNHSQNGGVLINNGESVLRECKNVELSFSDVTGKTDLLKGTKKGTVFLTPYRLLFVSSNTKDCLGSAMFPYYMMKGCSIEQPVFAANYIKGTVTAEPGGGWEGQAHFKMSFTSGGAIDLGQHLFKLATNASRAGPAQNGAASYGYPSPGTMNGYGPAPPAPHGYPYPPPPQQNGFYQAPPAAPDNMGYTYPTAAAGMYPSGFDYMAPPPPYPGPPQNWTAPPQNWTAAPQAAPGNSKAAEAAGSAYYNPSNPHNVYMPMERPPPYAPYPDSPKKKDN; the protein is encoded by the exons atggcGCTGAACCGCAACCACTCGCAGAACGGAGGCGTGTTGATCAACAACGGAGAAAG TGTTTTAAGGGAGTGTAAGAACGTGGAGCTGTCGTTCAGTGATGTCACGGGAAAGACCGACCTGCTGAAGGGGACTAAGAAGGGCACAGTGTTCCTCACCCCATACAGG TTGCTGTTTGTGTCCAGTAACACCAAGGACTGCCTGGGGTCGGCCATGTTCCCCTATTATATGATGAAGGGCTGCAGTATCGAGCAGCCGGTGTTTGCAGCCAACTACATTAAAGGGACAGTTACAGCTGAACCAGGCG GTGGCTGGGAGGGCCAGGCTCATTTCAAGATGTCATTCACCAGTGGAGGAGCCATCGATCTGGGACAGCATCTGTTCAAACTGGCCACAAATG cttctcgtGCTGGTCCTGCCCAGAATGGTGCTGCCTCTTACGGCTACCCGTCACCAGGGACGATGAATGGCTACGGCCCAGCCCCACCTGCTCCTCATGGCTACCCGTACCCACCCCCTCCCCAGCAGAATGGATTCTACCAGGCGCCTCCCGCTGCTCCTGACAACATGGGCTACACCTAtccaacagctgctgcag GAATGTACCCATCTGGATTTGACTACATGGCCCCACCTCCCCCTTACCCTGGGCCACCCCAAAATTGGACTGCACCCCCTCAGAATTGGACAGCAGCACCACAAGCAGCTCCag GTAACTCCAAGGCGGCTGAGGCAGCAGGCAGCGCGTATTACAACCCCAGTAATCCACACAATGTCTACATGCCCATG GAGCGGCCTCCACCTTATGCACCTTATCCAGACTCTCCCAAGAAGAAAGACAACTGA
- the rrp7a gene encoding ribosomal RNA-processing protein 7 homolog A isoform X2 gives MAASKRKHASGQPCIIPGGFAVLSLKFSSDSAAQHTVYVKEHKVRAEKNSHRPLDRTLFVLNIPPYCSEAVVTELFSQFGPVQSVELRDHPGSFQDSGPKLSKLFRPAEKKGFKVGYIVFQKSSSVNSAKSHPDDEPLVVCTEERSVKTGVQKWIHQYTESFIQPDKLQQKVDSFMEGYDKRKREVEEQQRKEAEQEQEDEEGWVKVTKGHKGAKARPHSEAANKRTLQKEIRKKKRKELMNFYSWQQRNTQKEHIAELRKKFEEDKQKIALLRAQRKFRPY, from the exons ATGGCGGCGTCCAAGAGGAAACATGCTAGTGGGCAGCCTTGTATCATTCCTGGAGGATTCGCAG tCTTGTCCCTGAAGTTCAGCTCCGACTCCGCTGCTCAACACACAGTTTATGTGAAAGAGCACAAAGTTCGAGCAGAGAAGAATTCACACAGACCTCTGGACCGGACGTTGTTTGTCCTCAACATCCCCCCGTACTGCTCCGAG GCCGTTGTCACCGAGTTATTCTCCCAGTTCGGCCCTGTTCAGTCGGTGGAGCTCAGGGACCATCCAGGCTCCTTCCAGGACTCCGGACCCAAACTGAGCAAGCTCTTCAGACCAGCCGAGAAGAAG GGTTTCAAAGTTGGATATATCGTGTTCCAAAAGTCCTCCAGTGTAAATTCAGCTAAATCCCACCCAGATGATGAGCCCCTGGTGGTCTGCACCGAGGAGCGTTCCGTGAAGACCGGAGTACAGA AATGGATTCACCAGTACACAGAGTCTTTCATTCAGCCGGACAAACTACAGCAAAAAGTCGACTCCTTCATGGAGGGCTACGACAAGCGGAAAAGAGAGGTG gaggagcagcagaggaaggaggctGAGCAGGAGCAAGAGGACGAAGAGGGCTGGGTGAAAGTCACCAAAGGTCACAAGGGCGCCAAGGCCCGTCCCCACAGCGAGGCGGCCAACAAGAGGACTCTGCAGAAAGAGataaggaagaagaagaggaaggagctCATGAACTTCTACTCCTGGCAGCAGAGGAACACACAAAAAGAAC atatTGCTGAACTAAGGAAAAAGTTCGAGGAGGATAAACAGAAAATCGCTCTGCTGAGAGCACAGAGGAAGTTCAGACCTTACTGA
- the LOC117766244 gene encoding zona pellucida sperm-binding protein 4-like — protein MSYDGVKLCWISFCVALVAQHCCCLSGVQVEKTPEQRKLLVLPRVTCSVWRIKAVFAPLVRNNIHVRNVSGATVPVPQSEDSCGVMSSREKNQSISFFSRYDSCYVQIESTRVVIPLHVQLKGEDQWFRVNISCPLIRRQGERTPLKPTLLPGKCGTDRALRVDCGHQIISSDACYKLGCCYDADDSTCFYRLNACSLDGHFVFSVKATDTDPPVTPSSLIVKDQPQCFPVVATADTAVFKIGVTDCGAKKKVEGDVVIYDVEVEELHTDRTSTHSPFSLQVRCEYARSDLTPAADVRSLYAMTNPPSVVALGTIRVQMRIATDASFTSFFPEEQLPLSLPLRKAAYVEVSIAQPSPDPTLSLRVQDCFAHPVSRHSVWMLLYDGCPNPLDNMRSSVPVDKWGRTTSHSQVRRFDVKTFAFVDPHTGHPSEEEMYFYCWVEICTDDVDCAQSCAIISSEGERRRRDTTSDQLQLVSLGPLMLGQNNTEVEDSPCVKQNTVFHVMVYILSGVGAALLLILLFTVWLSVTKCRKTNIQKPSQAQVDSEPCQ, from the exons ATGAGTTATGATGGTGTTAAACTTTGTTGGATTTCTTTCTGTGTTGCGCTCGTGGCTCagcactgctgctgcctgtccGGCGTCCAGGTGGAGAAAACCCCCGAGCAGAGGAAACTGCTCGTCCTGCCCAGAGTCACCTGCTCTGTCTGGAGAATCAAAGCTGTGTTTGCTCCGCTGGTCAGAAACAATATACATGTGAGAA ATGTGTCGGGGGCCACAGTCCCAGTGCCTCAGTCTGAGGACTCGTGTGGAGTGATGTcgagcagagagaaaaaccaGAGCATCTCCTTCTTCAGCAGATATGACAGCTGCTACGTTCAGATTGAG aGCACCCGAGTGGTCATACCTCTGCATGTGCAGCTGAAGGGAGAGGATCAGTGGTTCAGGGTGAATATCAGCTGTCCTCTGATAAGGAGACAGGGCGAGCGGACTCCGCTGAAGCCGACAT TGTTGCCTGGAAAGTGTGGCACAGACAGAGCTCTGCGAGTGGACTGTGGCCATCAAATCATTTCCAGTGACGCCTGCTACAAACTGGGCTGCTGCTATGATGCTGATGATTCCACCTGCTTCTATAGACTCAACG CCTGCTCTCTGGACGGACATTTCGTGTTCTCGGTGAAGGCCACAGACACGGACCCGCCCGTCACTCCCAGCAGCCTCATAGTCAAAGATCAGCCGCAGTGTTTCCCTGTGGTCGCCACCGCAGACACGGCCGTCTTCAAGATCGGAGTCACAGACTGTGGTGCAAAGAAGAag GTGGAAGGAGATGTTGTGATCTAtgatgtggaggtggaggagctgcacaCGGACAGAACATCCACACATTCTCCGTTCAG TCTCCAGGTACGGTGCGAGTACGCGAGATCAGATCTGACACCTGCAGCAGACGTGAGGTCCTTGTACGCAATGACGAACCCCCCGTCTGTGGTTGCACTGGGAACCATCAGAGTGCAGATGAGAATAGCCACAG ATGCATCTTTCACGTCCTTCTTTCCCgaggagcagcttcctctgagTTTGCCGCTGCGTAAAGCTGCTTATGTGGAAGTGTCCATCGCCCAACCCTCCCCAGACCCGACTCTCTCCCTGCGGGTGCAGGATTGCTTTGCCCACCCCGTGTCCAGACACTCTGTGTGGATGCTCCTGTATGACGG ATGCCCGAATCCTTTGGATAACATGAGAAGCTCTGTCCCTGTGGACAAATGGGGGAGGACGACCTCCCACTCCCAAGTGAGGAGGTTTGATGTCAAGACCTTTGCCTTCGTGGATCCTCATACGGGACATCCCAGTGAGGAGGAG ATGTACTTCTATTGTTGGGTGGAGATCTGCACAGATGATGTTGACTGTGCACAGAGTTGTGCCATCATTT caTCCGAGGGTGAGAGACGGAGAAGAGACACCACGTCTGACCAGCTCCAGTTGGTGTCCTTAGGGCCACTAATGCTGGGACAGAACAACACTGAAGTGGAAGACAGTCCGTGTGTGAAGCAGAACACAG TGTTCCATGTGATGGTGTACATCCTCTCTGGTGTGGGTGCGGCCCTGCTGCTGATCCTGCTCTTCACTGTGTGGTTGAGCGTCACCAAGTGTCGGAAGACAAATATACAGAAACCTTCTCAAGCACAAGTTGACAGTGAACCGTGCCAGTAA